A genomic segment from Pseudomonas sp. M30-35 encodes:
- the dacB gene encoding D-alanyl-D-alanine carboxypeptidase/D-alanyl-D-alanine-endopeptidase, with amino-acid sequence MLKQLRQLAIVSLLLPLSLPLSAAVNSSIPTKVEQALKANKVSPKSLSLVTIPLNGPGNSTYFNADISVNPASTMKLITTFAALELLGPNYQWATSFYTDGTLSNGVLKGNLYFKGGGDPKMNMEKLWLLLRDLRANGVTRITGDLVLDRSYFIQPQLPAFNDDSGNSYKPYLVAPDALLINFKALRFIAHSESGRVQITTEPPIAGVRVENRVTALKSGKCPSWRDGIRFTPTPTATGFTVAAEGKLAEGCTTQSYISLLDQPSYAAGIVRALWKELGGSIDGKDRQAPVPSKARLLSRAYSPDLTEIIRDINKYSNNTMARQLFLSIGAKFRTSADPDDAKAAQRVIRAWLSRKGITASQLVMENGSGLSRAERISAREMSKILQAAWNSPYSAEFISSMPLAGKDGTMRRRLRNTPMAGEAHIKTGTLNNVRAIAGFSRDNKGKTWAVVAIINDPKPWGASSVLDRVLLELQKQPAR; translated from the coding sequence ATGCTCAAACAACTGCGCCAGTTAGCCATTGTCAGTTTGTTATTACCACTTTCTTTACCTCTGTCCGCCGCCGTCAACTCCAGTATTCCGACCAAAGTTGAACAGGCACTTAAAGCGAACAAGGTCAGTCCAAAATCACTTTCTTTAGTCACTATTCCGCTCAATGGCCCGGGTAATAGCACCTATTTCAACGCTGATATTTCGGTCAACCCAGCGTCCACAATGAAGTTGATTACCACCTTTGCCGCACTGGAGTTGCTCGGCCCGAATTACCAGTGGGCGACCAGTTTTTACACCGACGGCACATTGAGCAACGGCGTACTCAAGGGCAACTTATATTTCAAAGGCGGCGGCGACCCGAAGATGAACATGGAGAAGCTGTGGCTGCTTCTACGTGACCTGCGGGCCAACGGTGTAACGCGCATTACTGGTGATCTGGTGCTCGACCGCAGCTATTTCATCCAGCCGCAGCTACCGGCGTTCAATGATGACTCAGGCAACAGCTATAAGCCTTATCTGGTTGCGCCCGATGCGCTGCTCATTAACTTCAAGGCACTGCGCTTTATTGCTCACTCAGAAAGCGGCCGAGTGCAGATCACCACTGAGCCACCGATTGCGGGCGTGCGTGTTGAAAATCGAGTGACGGCGCTTAAATCCGGCAAGTGTCCTTCATGGCGCGATGGTATTCGCTTCACTCCAACGCCAACTGCAACCGGCTTTACAGTTGCGGCTGAAGGCAAGCTAGCAGAAGGTTGCACCACCCAGAGTTACATCTCACTGCTCGACCAGCCGAGCTATGCCGCAGGCATCGTGCGTGCTCTGTGGAAGGAGTTAGGTGGCAGCATTGACGGCAAGGATCGCCAAGCGCCGGTGCCGAGCAAAGCCCGTCTGCTCAGCCGTGCTTATTCACCTGATCTGACGGAAATCATCCGTGACATCAATAAGTACAGTAACAACACCATGGCTCGCCAGTTGTTCCTGAGTATTGGTGCCAAGTTCCGCACCAGTGCAGACCCAGATGATGCTAAAGCCGCCCAGCGGGTAATCCGTGCATGGCTCTCACGCAAAGGCATTACGGCCTCACAGTTGGTGATGGAGAATGGTTCTGGACTGTCGCGCGCCGAACGTATCAGCGCCCGCGAGATGTCGAAGATTCTACAGGCCGCCTGGAACAGCCCTTATTCAGCTGAATTCATCAGCTCGATGCCATTGGCAGGCAAAGACGGGACCATGCGCAGGCGCCTGCGTAATACACCGATGGCTGGGGAGGCGCATATCAAAACTGGTACCTTAAACAACGTACGCGCGATTGCCGGCTTCAGTCGTGACAATAAAGGCAAAACGTGGGCGGTCGTCGCGATCATCAATGATCCAAAACCCTGGGGCGCATCATCAGTGCTCGACCGAGTATTGCTGGAACTGCAAAAGCAGCCAGCGCGCTAA
- a CDS encoding ammonium transporter: protein MENINSAVETLIHGSNTLFILLGAVMVLAMHAGFAFLEVGTVRQKNQVNALSKILSDFAVSALAYFFIGYWVAYGVTFFQPAAVLTEGNGYALVKFFFLLTFAAAIPAIISGGIAERAKFGPQLCATVLIVAFIYPFFEGLIWNGNFGFQAWLEAQFGAAFHDFAGSVVVHAMGGWLAFGAVILLGRRDGRYRDGRLVAFAPSNIPFLALGSWVLIIGWFGFNVMSAQTLGSVSGLVAVNTLMAMVGGTVAALFVGRNDPGFLHNGPLAGLVAVCAGSDLMHPVGALVTGAVAGAFFVWAFTAAQANWKIDDVLGVWPLHGLCGVWGGIACGIFGQQALGGLGGVSMVSQLIGTGLGVAVALLGGFVVYGLLKTTMGIRLSQEEEYYGADLSIHKIGAVSQD, encoded by the coding sequence ATGGAAAACATTAACAGTGCTGTAGAAACGCTGATTCATGGGTCCAACACCCTTTTCATTTTGTTGGGTGCCGTGATGGTTTTAGCGATGCATGCCGGATTTGCCTTCCTTGAGGTGGGTACGGTACGCCAGAAAAACCAAGTGAACGCCTTATCGAAAATCCTCTCAGACTTTGCGGTTTCTGCCTTGGCCTATTTCTTTATAGGTTATTGGGTCGCATATGGCGTGACTTTTTTTCAGCCAGCAGCAGTTCTGACTGAAGGCAATGGCTATGCCTTGGTCAAATTCTTCTTTCTTTTGACCTTTGCTGCAGCCATCCCGGCGATTATTTCCGGGGGCATTGCCGAGCGCGCGAAATTCGGGCCGCAGCTGTGTGCGACGGTGTTGATTGTTGCTTTCATCTACCCGTTTTTTGAGGGCCTGATCTGGAACGGCAACTTCGGTTTTCAAGCTTGGCTTGAGGCGCAGTTTGGTGCTGCTTTTCACGATTTCGCCGGGTCCGTTGTCGTGCATGCTATGGGCGGGTGGTTAGCCTTTGGCGCGGTGATTTTATTGGGTCGCCGTGACGGTCGTTATCGTGATGGGCGCTTGGTTGCGTTCGCGCCCTCGAACATCCCTTTTCTAGCCTTGGGTTCCTGGGTTTTGATTATCGGTTGGTTTGGTTTCAATGTGATGAGCGCGCAAACCCTTGGCAGCGTAAGTGGCCTGGTTGCGGTTAACACCTTGATGGCGATGGTCGGCGGCACTGTCGCTGCATTATTTGTCGGGCGTAATGACCCCGGCTTTTTGCACAACGGCCCGCTAGCTGGGTTGGTTGCCGTGTGCGCGGGGTCCGATTTGATGCACCCGGTTGGGGCTTTGGTTACGGGAGCTGTTGCGGGAGCATTCTTCGTCTGGGCATTCACCGCGGCGCAGGCAAACTGGAAGATTGATGATGTGTTGGGTGTCTGGCCTTTGCATGGATTGTGTGGCGTCTGGGGTGGGATTGCTTGCGGTATATTTGGTCAGCAAGCCCTGGGCGGGCTGGGAGGTGTGAGCATGGTCAGTCAGTTGATCGGCACTGGGCTTGGTGTCGCAGTGGCGTTGCTTGGCGGCTTTGTGGTTTACGGTTTGCTGAAAACAACCATGGGCATTCGCTTGAGTCAGGAAGAGGAATATTACGGTGCTGATCTATCGATACATAAGATCGGTGCGGTGAGTCAGGACTAA
- a CDS encoding YqjD family protein — MARKKTVSNQDELLNEFQALVRDTESLLQQSAGLAGDQGEELRDQIRNSLNRARSTLHSAEEAVIERGKAAVDATEGYVQTHPWQSISIAAGVGMLLGMLITKR; from the coding sequence ATGGCGCGTAAAAAAACCGTCTCGAACCAAGATGAACTTCTAAACGAGTTTCAAGCATTAGTGCGCGATACCGAGTCACTGCTCCAGCAATCAGCCGGGCTCGCGGGTGATCAAGGCGAAGAACTGCGTGATCAAATCCGCAACAGCCTGAACCGTGCACGTTCAACCTTGCACTCAGCCGAAGAAGCCGTGATTGAGCGGGGCAAGGCAGCTGTTGATGCGACCGAAGGTTACGTCCAAACCCACCCATGGCAATCTATCAGTATCGCCGCCGGTGTTGGTATGCTGCTCGGTATGTTGATTACTAAGCGCTAA
- a CDS encoding HD domain-containing phosphohydrolase, giving the protein MTVSDLTGNRRFPLHVHISLLFTLLLLSTGIVLGIFNYQQTSRIILSSSTQLFERISDQVNRDLRETYIPVDNLLNLLALDERNMGESRDARLSMLPVFAQALNDHPKLASLYLGYSDGDFFMVRPLRSEKLKKIFNAPDNAAFQVWSIERNMGDITKAEHLYFDAELNQLGNRDITDESYDARTRPWFQEAMRNNELFTTEPYVFFSTGDVGTTVSRVSMQRSVLGADITLDDLSQTLAKHKITPSTEVALYSPDGTVVAYPDTTKLIIGHANAHLANLAELSPVMASLSKTDPDGTHNGSVELNNRSWLISQIKLDMGGPKGLRLAILAPEDELLADAYRVRWISAVITLGILLLCIPLGWALSRLLVRPLRSLVSEAEAIRRFDFKHPSSGNSPVLEIDLLAVAMARMKETIFSFLEITASLSAETRFENLLERVLEETAGISQAHAGLIYLNDAEGKQLEAKGFYLDGPPVTLEELQIASFAVDDMNMPDWLKQPVAGGSSSIATIGYDQAGDYQNLLQAMNSPRVHIVATGLHNRQGDTVGVLVLLHKDSGTEADSTFQSPARVAFVEAVSGVAALCIESQRLLNRQKQLLDAFIQLIAGAIDAKSPYTGGHCQRVPEITMLLAKAAAKSHAPAFRDYNPNDEEWETLHIAAWLHDCGKVTTPEYVVDKATKLETLYDRIHEIRTRFEVLKRDVWVNYWQARALGCDDAALEAKRDQSLAELDDEFSFVASCNLGGEAMAENDIQRLQRIAERKWWRTLDDRLGLSWEESKRMERDPAPVLPALESLLADRPQHLFERPSSELIPENNRWGFKLEVPQYKFNRGELYNLSIARGTLTAEERYIINHHIIQTILMLDHLPFPKHLKDVAEIAGGHHEKMDGSGYPKRLRREEMSLSARMMAIADIFEALTAVDRPYKKGKLLSEAIDIMAGMCKSAHIDPDLFGLFIHDKIYKRYADRFMRPEQIDKVDEAKILAKAGITA; this is encoded by the coding sequence ATGACAGTTAGTGACCTTACCGGAAATAGGCGCTTTCCGCTCCACGTCCATATCAGCCTGTTATTTACCTTGCTGCTGCTTAGTACGGGCATCGTGCTGGGCATTTTTAACTACCAGCAGACCAGCCGAATTATTCTTTCCAGCAGCACCCAACTGTTCGAGCGCATTAGCGACCAGGTTAATCGCGATCTAAGAGAAACCTACATTCCTGTCGATAACCTGCTCAATCTGCTAGCGCTTGATGAACGCAACATGGGTGAGAGTCGCGACGCACGCTTGTCGATGCTGCCAGTCTTTGCTCAAGCCTTGAATGATCATCCTAAACTTGCCTCGTTGTATTTAGGTTATTCCGACGGCGACTTTTTTATGGTACGGCCACTGCGCAGTGAGAAGCTCAAGAAAATCTTTAACGCACCAGACAATGCGGCATTCCAGGTCTGGAGCATCGAACGCAACATGGGGGATATAACCAAAGCCGAGCATCTCTACTTTGATGCCGAGCTTAATCAGCTGGGCAACCGCGATATTACTGACGAATCCTACGACGCTCGCACACGCCCGTGGTTCCAAGAAGCGATGCGTAACAATGAGTTGTTCACCACCGAGCCTTATGTGTTCTTCTCCACTGGCGATGTCGGAACCACCGTTTCACGCGTGAGCATGCAGCGCAGCGTTCTTGGCGCGGATATCACCCTCGATGACCTTTCGCAGACACTGGCCAAACACAAGATTACACCGTCAACCGAAGTCGCCTTATACAGTCCCGACGGTACGGTAGTCGCTTACCCAGACACCACAAAACTGATTATTGGTCACGCCAACGCTCACTTGGCCAATCTTGCTGAACTTAGTCCGGTGATGGCCAGCCTCAGCAAAACCGATCCAGATGGCACACATAATGGCTCTGTTGAACTCAATAATCGCAGCTGGCTGATCTCCCAGATCAAGCTGGACATGGGTGGCCCCAAAGGTTTGCGCTTAGCCATTCTTGCCCCAGAAGACGAACTACTTGCAGATGCCTATCGGGTGCGCTGGATCAGCGCGGTGATCACTCTCGGGATTTTATTACTGTGCATTCCGCTCGGCTGGGCACTGTCTCGTCTGTTGGTCAGGCCGCTGCGCAGCCTGGTCAGCGAAGCGGAAGCGATCCGCCGTTTCGACTTCAAACATCCATCCAGCGGTAACTCGCCTGTACTGGAAATTGACCTGCTGGCTGTAGCGATGGCACGGATGAAGGAAACCATTTTCAGTTTCCTCGAGATCACCGCCAGCCTCTCAGCTGAAACACGCTTTGAGAATCTACTCGAGCGCGTACTTGAAGAGACAGCCGGGATCAGCCAAGCCCATGCCGGCTTGATCTACCTCAACGACGCAGAGGGTAAGCAATTAGAAGCCAAGGGCTTTTACCTGGACGGCCCACCCGTGACCCTGGAAGAGCTGCAAATCGCTAGTTTTGCAGTCGACGATATGAACATGCCTGATTGGCTCAAACAGCCGGTCGCTGGCGGCTCGAGTAGCATTGCAACCATCGGCTACGATCAAGCGGGTGATTACCAGAACTTGCTACAGGCGATGAACTCACCCCGTGTGCATATCGTTGCTACTGGCCTGCATAATCGTCAGGGCGATACTGTCGGCGTACTGGTGCTGCTACACAAGGACAGTGGAACCGAAGCAGATAGCACCTTCCAAAGTCCTGCACGAGTGGCTTTCGTCGAAGCCGTGTCCGGCGTCGCTGCATTGTGTATTGAAAGCCAACGCCTGTTGAACCGACAAAAGCAGCTGCTTGACGCTTTTATTCAACTGATCGCTGGCGCAATCGATGCCAAAAGTCCTTACACCGGAGGTCACTGCCAACGCGTGCCGGAAATCACCATGCTGCTGGCTAAAGCCGCAGCCAAAAGTCATGCGCCAGCCTTTCGCGATTACAACCCCAATGACGAAGAGTGGGAAACCCTGCATATCGCGGCGTGGCTACATGACTGCGGTAAGGTCACGACTCCCGAATACGTGGTTGATAAGGCGACCAAGCTAGAAACCCTATACGACCGTATCCATGAAATCCGTACCCGCTTCGAGGTTCTCAAACGCGATGTTTGGGTCAATTATTGGCAAGCACGTGCACTGGGCTGTGACGATGCGGCCCTGGAAGCTAAACGTGATCAGTCGCTGGCAGAACTCGATGATGAGTTCAGCTTTGTAGCCAGTTGCAACCTTGGCGGCGAAGCGATGGCCGAAAACGATATTCAACGCTTGCAGCGCATCGCCGAGCGAAAATGGTGGCGCACCTTGGATGACCGCCTCGGCTTGTCTTGGGAAGAAAGCAAACGAATGGAACGAGACCCCGCCCCTGTTTTACCTGCTTTGGAAAGCTTGCTTGCTGACCGGCCTCAACATTTGTTTGAGCGCCCAAGCAGTGAGTTGATTCCGGAGAACAATCGCTGGGGCTTCAAGCTTGAAGTACCGCAATACAAGTTCAACCGTGGTGAATTGTATAACCTGAGCATTGCGCGCGGCACTTTGACCGCAGAAGAGCGCTACATCATTAACCACCATATCATCCAAACCATACTCATGCTCGATCACCTGCCCTTCCCTAAACACCTGAAAGACGTAGCTGAAATTGCTGGCGGACATCACGAAAAAATGGACGGCAGCGGCTATCCAAAACGCTTGCGCCGCGAAGAGATGAGCCTGTCCGCGAGAATGATGGCGATTGCTGATATTTTCGAGGCGCTGACTGCCGTCGACCGACCTTACAAGAAAGGCAAGTTACTCTCTGAAGCAATCGACATCATGGCTGGCATGTGCAAAAGCGCGCACATCGACCCCGACCTGTTTGGTCTGTTTATCCATGACAAAATTTATAAGCGCTACGCAGACCGCTTTATGCGACCGGAGCAAATAGATAAGGTGGATGAGGCTAAGATACTGGCTAAAGCTGGAATCACTGCTTAA
- a CDS encoding deoxyguanosinetriphosphate triphosphohydrolase, which yields MDWQTLLNRERLGKPSHSAEELGRSPFHKDHDRIIFSGAFRRLGRKTQVHPVSSNDHIHTRLTHSLEVSCVGRSLGMRVAEMIRDKLPDWCEPSDLGMVVQSACLAHDIGNPPFGHSGEDAIRHWFQQAAGRGWLDSMSDAERSDFLSFEGNAQGFRVLTQLEYHQFDGGTRLTYATLGTYLKYPWTARHAEAQGYKKHKFGCYQSELGLLEQIANKLGLPQIEEQRWARHPLVYLMEAADDICYGLIDLEDGLEMELLEYSEVEAVLLDLVGDDLPQTYRQLGPKDSRRRKLAILRGKAIEHLTNAAAHAFVEQHDALLAGTLQGDLVEHMHGPAKRCVQSAKDMARKKIFQDKRKTLHEIGAYTTLEILLNAFCGAALEQHGGRTPSFKHRRILDLLGNNAPDPHGPLYTSFLRMIDFIGGMTDSYATEMAREMTGRSSPV from the coding sequence TTGGACTGGCAGACACTGTTAAACCGCGAACGATTGGGCAAACCTTCTCACAGCGCTGAAGAGCTCGGCCGCAGCCCATTCCACAAAGATCATGACCGGATCATTTTCTCAGGTGCGTTCCGCCGCTTAGGCCGCAAAACTCAAGTTCACCCGGTATCCAGCAACGATCATATTCACACACGCCTGACTCACTCGCTTGAGGTCAGCTGTGTGGGTCGATCGCTGGGGATGCGCGTGGCAGAAATGATCCGCGATAAGTTACCCGACTGGTGCGAGCCCAGCGACTTAGGCATGGTCGTGCAATCCGCGTGTTTGGCTCACGATATCGGTAACCCCCCGTTTGGGCACTCCGGTGAAGACGCCATTCGCCATTGGTTCCAACAAGCAGCCGGACGTGGCTGGCTAGACTCCATGAGTGACGCAGAGCGCAGTGACTTCCTCAGTTTTGAGGGCAATGCTCAGGGTTTTCGCGTACTCACTCAACTGGAGTACCACCAGTTCGACGGCGGCACCCGGCTGACCTACGCGACCCTTGGTACTTACTTAAAGTATCCCTGGACCGCCCGCCACGCCGAAGCGCAGGGCTACAAGAAGCACAAGTTCGGTTGCTACCAGAGCGAGCTTGGGCTACTTGAACAAATCGCCAATAAACTCGGGTTACCGCAAATAGAAGAACAGCGCTGGGCGCGCCATCCGTTGGTGTACCTGATGGAAGCTGCAGATGACATTTGCTACGGCTTGATTGACCTTGAAGATGGCTTGGAAATGGAGCTGCTCGAATACAGCGAAGTTGAAGCCGTTTTACTGGACCTTGTTGGTGATGACTTACCCCAGACTTATCGCCAACTGGGGCCAAAGGACTCGCGCCGACGCAAGTTGGCAATTCTGCGCGGCAAAGCCATCGAACACCTGACCAATGCTGCAGCCCATGCATTTGTTGAGCAACACGATGCACTACTCGCGGGCACCCTACAGGGCGACTTGGTCGAGCACATGCATGGCCCAGCCAAACGCTGTGTGCAGAGCGCAAAAGATATGGCGCGTAAAAAAATCTTTCAGGATAAACGCAAAACCCTGCATGAGATTGGCGCGTACACCACGCTGGAAATCCTGCTCAATGCCTTTTGCGGCGCTGCGCTGGAGCAACACGGGGGACGCACGCCTTCATTCAAGCATCGACGCATCCTTGATTTACTGGGCAATAACGCACCTGACCCGCATGGACCGCTGTACACATCATTTTTACGCATGATCGACTTTATCGGTGGCATGACCGACAGCTATGCTACTGAAATGGCCCGTGAAATGACGGGACGCTCAAGTCCGGTGTAA
- a CDS encoding EAL domain-containing protein has product MLDGQPTVVFQPFIDTATGKIAGVEALARLRDRHGQLHSAGPLFSNPKTPLAGLRRLDRAIRQQALQRFHQAPAEWFLSLNISPRWVSRLRIGQPLPSLKQLQQSGIAAERVVFEITEQGGASQRLPAVVAAYREAGARVAIDDFGAGYSQLDRVLALQPDILKLDMRLFKAAAQGGPSEQIVKALAQMAERTGCWIIAEGVESEAELHFALECGARYVQGYLFAEPELEFFNTHAFVERFAQLRNHYVTHKLHERAQLMQMREQLSSLMAELNVWAHNGASLERLPAPAAYPWLLRIFICDNQGTQLSPNHEWRNAAWHTDSRYVGHNWSWRPYFYQLLAENWDEQRLLVSSTYRDATSNQYCLTAGKFIDNNQLILVDIDAAGF; this is encoded by the coding sequence GTGCTCGACGGTCAGCCAACTGTTGTCTTTCAACCTTTCATCGACACTGCCACTGGCAAGATTGCCGGTGTTGAAGCGCTTGCACGACTGCGCGACAGGCATGGGCAATTACACTCAGCTGGCCCGCTCTTCAGTAACCCGAAAACACCCTTGGCCGGTTTACGCAGGCTTGACCGAGCCATCCGTCAACAAGCTCTGCAACGCTTTCATCAAGCGCCGGCCGAATGGTTTTTGAGCCTGAATATTTCTCCACGCTGGGTTAGCCGCCTACGTATTGGCCAACCTCTACCCAGCCTGAAACAATTGCAACAAAGCGGCATAGCAGCTGAACGCGTGGTTTTCGAAATCACCGAGCAAGGCGGAGCCAGTCAACGCCTGCCAGCTGTAGTTGCAGCGTATCGAGAAGCTGGCGCCCGGGTCGCGATTGATGACTTTGGGGCGGGCTACTCGCAGCTTGACCGAGTACTGGCGTTGCAGCCCGATATTCTCAAGCTTGATATGCGTTTGTTCAAAGCCGCTGCGCAGGGCGGCCCAAGTGAGCAAATTGTTAAGGCGCTGGCACAAATGGCCGAGCGCACCGGATGCTGGATTATCGCAGAGGGTGTTGAGTCTGAAGCCGAGCTCCACTTCGCACTGGAGTGTGGGGCACGCTACGTTCAGGGTTATCTGTTTGCCGAACCAGAGCTCGAGTTTTTCAACACCCATGCATTTGTTGAACGCTTTGCTCAACTGCGCAACCACTACGTGACACACAAGCTGCATGAGCGCGCTCAACTTATGCAAATGCGTGAACAACTGTCCTCGTTAATGGCAGAGCTCAATGTGTGGGCGCATAACGGTGCCAGTCTTGAGCGGTTGCCCGCACCAGCCGCTTACCCTTGGTTATTACGCATTTTTATCTGCGACAACCAAGGCACGCAACTTTCGCCCAACCACGAGTGGCGTAACGCAGCCTGGCATACGGATTCGCGCTATGTTGGCCACAACTGGTCGTGGCGCCCCTACTTCTATCAGTTGCTGGCTGAAAACTGGGATGAGCAGCGCCTGCTTGTGTCATCCACGTACCGCGACGCGACCAGCAATCAATATTGCTTAACGGCTGGCAAATTTATCGATAACAACCAACTAATACTGGTCGACATTGATGCTGCTGGCTTTTAA
- a CDS encoding FUSC family protein, which yields MANEAKSPRQRLTGPPTIGPAIIAGMGCALPLLLGLFSGHPGFLWASAGAFQAAQINPLHRLGMLRMLLITFLGAVCAGWGFWAAAYPVLSFAMFAAFGFILAWLQRFGAEAGKLGAGLAVCMCLGQGETAGSHLNNPYAIGMLFILGGLWVTLLAFGLRGVHGLRMWPQAPRVVSIIKVLKRYAKRLPEQRWRLHALRCTLAFGFAGLLVSLEKLPHGYWVTMIVIGTLQLGLPNNFKRLLIPYLVSLILAAIMIVIGYSLQDPILMVAGTLSLIVFCRTFQAHHYGLYVLQLLMCFIVLVESLSLDWQLAPQRLFNSMFGVAISLGVAILIYALSRSVIKIKNKASAHL from the coding sequence ATGGCAAATGAAGCTAAATCACCACGCCAAAGGCTCACAGGGCCGCCAACCATAGGGCCTGCGATAATCGCGGGCATGGGTTGTGCGCTGCCACTGCTATTGGGTTTGTTCAGCGGACATCCTGGTTTTTTATGGGCGTCCGCGGGTGCATTTCAGGCAGCGCAAATCAACCCACTGCACCGGCTGGGCATGTTGCGCATGCTGCTGATAACGTTCCTCGGTGCGGTGTGCGCGGGCTGGGGATTTTGGGCAGCGGCTTACCCCGTCCTCAGTTTTGCGATGTTTGCAGCCTTTGGTTTTATCCTGGCCTGGCTACAACGCTTTGGCGCCGAAGCCGGAAAACTCGGCGCTGGCCTGGCTGTGTGCATGTGCCTCGGCCAGGGTGAAACGGCTGGTAGCCATCTGAATAATCCCTACGCCATTGGCATGCTGTTTATCCTTGGCGGGCTTTGGGTCACCCTCCTCGCGTTTGGCCTGCGCGGCGTGCACGGCTTACGCATGTGGCCGCAAGCACCGCGTGTGGTGAGTATCATTAAAGTACTCAAGCGCTACGCCAAACGCCTGCCAGAGCAGCGCTGGCGCCTGCATGCACTGCGTTGCACCCTCGCTTTTGGCTTCGCGGGTTTACTTGTTAGCCTGGAAAAACTGCCACACGGTTATTGGGTAACCATGATCGTGATTGGCACCTTGCAGCTTGGGCTGCCCAACAACTTTAAGCGCTTGCTGATACCTTATTTGGTCAGCCTGATCCTCGCGGCAATCATGATTGTGATCGGCTACAGCTTGCAGGACCCCATACTGATGGTCGCGGGGACATTATCGTTAATTGTTTTCTGTCGTACCTTCCAAGCCCATCATTACGGGCTTTACGTGCTACAGCTATTAATGTGTTTTATCGTCCTCGTAGAGAGCCTTTCGCTTGACTGGCAGCTAGCACCGCAACGCCTGTTTAATAGCATGTTTGGCGTGGCAATCTCGCTGGGCGTGGCAATCCTGATTTATGCGCTAAGCCGGAGCGTAATCAAAATAAAAAATAAAGCCTCGGCCCATTTGTGA
- a CDS encoding phage holin family protein, producing MEARSQPSAGTGPSPRRFAGALLGLLHGHVALFGEELKEQQTHAVRLLLLTSLSLVFGLLLVIGLSATLLICFWDDYRIPVIIGLCIFYSVALIVSLITLLNCLRDAPSPFSASLEEIARDREQLLP from the coding sequence ATGGAAGCTAGATCACAGCCCAGTGCCGGGACTGGCCCCTCACCTCGCAGATTTGCCGGAGCCCTACTTGGGCTCCTGCATGGCCACGTAGCCCTGTTTGGTGAAGAGCTTAAGGAACAACAAACCCACGCAGTTCGCCTGTTGCTGCTGACCAGTTTAAGTTTGGTTTTTGGCCTGCTACTGGTGATAGGACTCTCGGCAACACTGTTGATCTGCTTCTGGGATGATTACCGCATCCCAGTCATCATCGGCTTGTGTATATTTTATTCAGTGGCGCTCATCGTCAGCTTGATCACATTGCTCAACTGTTTGCGCGATGCGCCAAGCCCATTCAGTGCAAGCCTTGAAGAGATTGCACGCGACCGGGAGCAGTTGTTGCCATGA
- a CDS encoding YggL family protein: MATNRSRRLRKKLCVDEFQELGFELNLNFKDDLTDEVIDAFLDQFLSQAMEGNGLGYVGGDDYGLVCLDERGSVSEEQRASVEAWLKGRDELADFTVSPLLDVWYPENPINKA; this comes from the coding sequence ATGGCTACTAATCGTTCCCGCCGCCTGCGCAAAAAACTCTGCGTAGATGAATTTCAGGAGCTGGGTTTTGAGCTGAACCTGAATTTTAAAGACGATTTGACCGATGAAGTCATTGACGCTTTCCTTGATCAGTTTCTGAGTCAAGCGATGGAAGGCAATGGCCTTGGTTATGTTGGCGGCGATGACTACGGTCTGGTTTGCCTTGACGAGCGTGGCTCGGTCAGCGAAGAACAGCGCGCCAGTGTTGAGGCTTGGTTGAAAGGCCGTGATGAATTGGCTGATTTCACCGTCAGCCCATTGCTCGACGTTTGGTACCCGGAAAACCCAATCAACAAGGCCTGA